From the genome of Triticum aestivum cultivar Chinese Spring chromosome 3B, IWGSC CS RefSeq v2.1, whole genome shotgun sequence, one region includes:
- the LOC123066397 gene encoding uncharacterized protein produces the protein MKEHDQHYPCSVRVHGQVIVSHEPLRIGDIRPRRGRFQPDQDLRLEDFDHRVEVADPALFRSYVACRDLIHGVLADAPVTGEYDLAADNWEDFLPHGIATTIVANVRRDAEDGCGVVPAYIFDVELILSVRLIHSEPKALLLACKETDVEVAGHGELGERCAICMLDEGKDEETVRLPCSHVFHGRCIEPWFHRVSTCPTCRSDVMECFGFVTSSSTGCSYTT, from the exons ATGAAGGAGCACGACCAGCACTACCCGTGCTCCGTGCGCGTACACGGCCAG GTGATCGTGTCCCACGAGCCGCTCAGGATTGGTGACATCAGACCGAGGAGGGGCCGGTTCCAGCCCGATCAGGACCTCCGCCTCGAGGACTTCGACCACCGGGTGGAGGTCGCTGACCCTGCACTCTTCCGGAGCTACGTGGCCTGCCGCGACCTCATCCACGGCGTGCTCGCCGACGCGCCGGTGACCGGCGAGTACGACCTCGCCGCCGACAACTGGGAGGACTTCCTGCCCCATGGCATCGCCACCACCATCGTCGCCAACGTCCGCCGTGATGCAGAAGACGGTTGCGGCGTCGTCCCGGCCTACATTTTCGACGTCGAGCTGATCCTCTCGGTCAGGCTGATCCACAGCGAGCCCAAGGCGCTGCTGCTGGCGTGCAAAGAAACCGATGTCGAAGTTGCCGGCCATGGCGAGCTCGGAGAGCGGTGTGCTATCTGCATGTTGGACGAGGGGAAAGACGAGGAGACCGTGAGGCTGCCGTGCTCCCACGTTTTCCACGGCCGGTGCATCGAGCCGTGGTTCCACCGCGTGTCCACGTGCCCGACTTGCCGGAGTGATGTTATGGAGTGCTTCGGCTTTGTCACTTCGTCGTCGACCGGGTGTTCATACACCACGTAG